TGGTGGGCGGACGAAGGGGCCACGGTGCAATTGGACCTGACCTATCCCATGTCCCGGCTGCTGGCCCAAAGCGTGAATCTCTATCTGCATGCCCAATATTTCAGCGGATATGCGGAAACCTTGCTGCACTACAACGAACGCCATGACGCCTTTCGGCTGGGCTTTTCCATCGTGCGGTAGGCCATCTGCAAAAAGAGACCCGAATTCCACCGAGTCATTGAAACCGGGCGCCATATCCATTATAGGTCAATACGACCGAATGCCTGATCCGAGGGTTGCTTTTAAAATCCAACAGCAAAGGAGTGCATCATGGAGATCAAGAGAATCGGCGTGGCTGGATTTGGCCTGATGGGCGGTGGCATCGCCCAGGTAGCGGCCCAGGCCGGTTACCAGGTGAACGTACTGGAGGCATCCGACGTGTTTATCGAAAAGGGTTATGCAGCCTTGGACGCCAACCTGGCCAAGTCTGTCCATAAGGGCAAAATGTCCCAGGCCGATGCAGACGGTTTGCGAAACCGTGTCATCGGCACCACCTCGGTCAAAGATCTGTCCGGGTGCGACGTCGTTATAGAAGCCATTATCGAAAATCTCGACATCAAGCGCAAGCTGTTCGCCGAACTGGACGCGCTCTGTCCACCTCACACCCTATTTGCTTCCAACACCTCATCGCTCCAGATTATCGAGATTGCCACCGCCACCAAGCGCGCCGACCGCTTCGTGGGCATGCATTTTTTCAACCCTGTGCCGGTCATGAAGCTCGTGGAAGTGATCAGCACCATTCAATCCAGCCCGGAAGCGGCCCGTATCGCCACTGAGCTGGCCACCGCCATGGGCAAGACGGCCATTCAGGCCAAAGACCGGGCCGGATTCGTGGTCAACCTCCTGCTGGTGCCCTATCTGCTCGATGCCATTCGCGCTTTCGAAAGCGGCCTGGCGACGCGTGAAGACATCGACACGGGCATGGTGCTCGGCTGCGGTCATCCCATGGGGCCGTTGACCCTGCTGGACATGATCGGCCTGGATACCATCTATTCGATCACCGGGATCATGTTCGACGAATTCAAGGATCCCAAATATGCCGCCCCGCCCCTGCTCAAGCAGATGGTCAAGGCCGGCTTCTACGGCAGAAAGAGCGGCAAGGGGTTTTATGACTACCGCTGATCGCCGTTGGCCGTCTCGCAAAGGTTTCGAAATTCGCCCCTACCGGCTTAAGCATACGGAATTTTAAATGGTTCTACACCACGAAACCGTTCCCATCGGCCACCTGAGCACCGAGGAGTTGATCGATTTCATCAACGCCTTTCCGGCGCTGTTGTGGCGCATCGATCTGGTCAAAAACAAGATCGAGTATCTCAACGCCTATCGCATCGAAGGCCTGGGTGCCAACTCGGGCCTTCTGCTGCAAAACAGCGAACTGCGACGTGAAGTCGTGGTCGAAGAGGATATCTACCTCATCGAAGAATTCATGCAGAGCGTGCGCAAAGCGGAAACGGCGGCCACCCTGTTTCGGCTCAAGTCGGACGGCGGCCCCGCCCGCTGGATCAAGCTGACCGGCGTTTCCAACCCCAGAACCCCGCGCTACTACATCGGCTATATGCTCGAAGCCACCCAGACCGCCCACATCGTTCAGGCGATCAGCGAAAGCGATGCGGAACTGGAGGCCATGATCGAGCTAACGGAGACACCCGCCCTGCTCATCGATCCGCTTGAAAAAACCATTACCGCGCACAATGCCGCTGCCCGAGACACCTTTCAATACAAACCCGTTGAATTTAACGGCCTCGGCTTCTCGGAGATTTATGATCCAGATAGCGATCGGCTCGTGCAGCGCATTTACGAAGAGTTGACCTTCACCCGAAAATGGGAAGGCCGTCTGGTGTTCCGTCGCAAGAACCGCTCCGTCTTTTCCGGGGACGTCACCATGCGCCGGCTGTTTTTAAAGGGACGGCGTTTATACAGGGTGTCAATCCATGGCATCCACGTGAATGAACAGGGGGTGAATGGATCCAGCAACCTGTCCCAGGAGGCCACCCCGGCCCAGGAGGCCCTGCGGTTGCAAAGCCAGCGGCTCATCAAAAAAATCTCTCCAGTGAAAAACATCACCCACGCGCTGCAGATCATGCTGGACGATCAATGGGGAGAAAATCGCTTCGATGCCATCATCTTCTCGGATATCTACGCCAAAAAAAACCGCGTCGTGGTCTATACCGCCGGCGGGCCATTTAAATCACTTCCCCAGGGGGACACGTACGCCTACGAAGGCACCATTGCGGAGAACATCGATCGATTCAAGCTGGATTACCTGATCGTGGAGAACACCTTTGCCAGCATCAAAGCGATCGACTGGGCCTTGTTTATTCCCCACGGCATTCGCTCCTATTTCGCCAAGCCGTTTTACGAGCGCCGCGTGATTCGGAGCGTGCTCATTCTCTGCTCTGAGCATAACAACTATTTTTCCGCGGCCCACCTGGACACGTACGCGCTCTATGATGCGCCTTTTCTCAAAGCTCTTAAGAATTGGCGCGCCGCTCAAAAAAAACGCAGCGCCTATTGAAACCATCACCCTC
This Desulfatitalea tepidiphila DNA region includes the following protein-coding sequences:
- a CDS encoding PAS domain-containing protein, which produces MVLHHETVPIGHLSTEELIDFINAFPALLWRIDLVKNKIEYLNAYRIEGLGANSGLLLQNSELRREVVVEEDIYLIEEFMQSVRKAETAATLFRLKSDGGPARWIKLTGVSNPRTPRYYIGYMLEATQTAHIVQAISESDAELEAMIELTETPALLIDPLEKTITAHNAAARDTFQYKPVEFNGLGFSEIYDPDSDRLVQRIYEELTFTRKWEGRLVFRRKNRSVFSGDVTMRRLFLKGRRLYRVSIHGIHVNEQGVNGSSNLSQEATPAQEALRLQSQRLIKKISPVKNITHALQIMLDDQWGENRFDAIIFSDIYAKKNRVVVYTAGGPFKSLPQGDTYAYEGTIAENIDRFKLDYLIVENTFASIKAIDWALFIPHGIRSYFAKPFYERRVIRSVLILCSEHNNYFSAAHLDTYALYDAPFLKALKNWRAAQKKRSAY
- a CDS encoding 3-hydroxyacyl-CoA dehydrogenase family protein; its protein translation is MEIKRIGVAGFGLMGGGIAQVAAQAGYQVNVLEASDVFIEKGYAALDANLAKSVHKGKMSQADADGLRNRVIGTTSVKDLSGCDVVIEAIIENLDIKRKLFAELDALCPPHTLFASNTSSLQIIEIATATKRADRFVGMHFFNPVPVMKLVEVISTIQSSPEAARIATELATAMGKTAIQAKDRAGFVVNLLLVPYLLDAIRAFESGLATREDIDTGMVLGCGHPMGPLTLLDMIGLDTIYSITGIMFDEFKDPKYAAPPLLKQMVKAGFYGRKSGKGFYDYR